Proteins from a single region of Nitrososphaerota archaeon:
- a CDS encoding 30S ribosomal protein S26e gives MPKKRKSRGRAKGGKGRSDFVHCSNCGHLVPRDKAKKVTSRISLVEPTLAKELKSAGAYIAAPKTIKYYCVSCAVHYGLVKVRAREERRLK, from the coding sequence ATGCCTAAAAAGAGGAAAAGCAGAGGAAGAGCTAAAGGCGGCAAGGGTAGATCTGATTTCGTTCACTGCAGCAACTGTGGGCACCTCGTACCTAGAGACAAGGCTAAGAAGGTGACATCTAGAATAAGCCTCGTCGAACCGACCTTGGCCAAGGAACTCAAATCTGCTGGAGCGTACATAGCGGCTCCAAAGACGATAAAATACTATTGTGTGTCCTGCGCCGTCCACTATGGTTTAGTCAAGGTTAGGGCGAGGGAAGAGAGGCGCCTCAAATAG
- a CDS encoding CDP-alcohol phosphatidyltransferase family protein: MLNRLRQIIEPLTAKIGAAAAKTHIPPSGWTALSLVAALASSYFYAIQSVYTTILAGVMLLLTGFLDVVDGAVARATNRVSNMGAFLDSSLDRLAEVLVFVGVMLGGYAPAYLVLLALSFSLLVSYSRARGESLGVKVFGVGLGERAERIIVLAALTLIGFVYLGIIVVLILAVATYIQRFIYIVKALKRSS, translated from the coding sequence ATGCTTAACAGACTACGCCAAATCATAGAACCTCTAACAGCAAAAATAGGAGCAGCAGCCGCTAAGACACACATACCACCTTCAGGCTGGACAGCCCTAAGCTTAGTAGCAGCGCTAGCCTCATCCTACTTTTACGCTATACAAAGCGTCTACACAACGATATTAGCTGGTGTTATGCTGCTGCTCACAGGTTTCTTGGATGTTGTGGATGGGGCGGTTGCTCGAGCCACAAATAGAGTTTCTAACATGGGCGCCTTTTTAGACTCATCTTTAGATCGGCTAGCTGAAGTGTTGGTCTTTGTAGGCGTCATGCTTGGTGGCTACGCCCCTGCATACCTAGTGTTATTAGCGTTATCCTTCTCGCTGCTTGTAAGCTATTCTAGGGCTAGGGGCGAGTCTCTAGGTGTTAAAGTGTTCGGCGTAGGTTTAGGGGAAAGGGCTGAGAGGATCATAGTGCTTGCAGCCCTAACCCTAATCGGCTTCGTTTACTTGGGCATAATTGTAGTATTGATCTTAGCAGTAGCCACCTACATACAGAGGTTCATCTATATAGTTAAAGCTCTGAAGAGATCTTCTTGA